Proteins encoded by one window of Chrysemys picta bellii isolate R12L10 chromosome 10, ASM1138683v2, whole genome shotgun sequence:
- the JMJD8 gene encoding jmjC domain-containing protein 8 isoform X1, giving the protein MAEGCWRQMGSWWQFLLLYIPLSLSGDLDYLEGNGGWLTNKYLALMEEDHCTVERRDASLTYSQFIDQYAFSRPVVIQGITDNSEFQALCTRNKLLAEFGDRLVRLSTANTYSYHKVDVPFQEYVEHLLEPQDLASLGSETLYFFGDNNFTEWGSLFQKYMPPPFRIPGTSGAYSFGIAGSGSGVPFHWHGPGYSEVIFGRKRWFLYPPEKTPEFHPNKTTLAWLLDTYPFLPPEDRPVECTIHPGEVLYFPDRWWHATLNLDTSVFISTFLG; this is encoded by the exons ATGGCAGAGGGCTGCTGGAGGCAGATGGGATCATGGTGGCAATTCCTTCTCCTCTACATCCCATTGTCGCTGTCTGGAGACTTAGATTACCTGGAAGGAAATGGGGGCTG GCTGACGAACAAGTACTTGGCTCTGATGGAAGAAGACCACTGCACTGTGGAGAGGAGAGACGCTTCCCTGACCTACTCCCAGTTCATAGACCA ATATGCCTTTTCCAGGCCTGTTGTTATCCAGGGGATCACGGACAACTCG GAATTCCAGGCGCTCTGCACAAGGAACAAGCTGCTGGCAGAGTTCGGGGACCGCCTGGTGCGTCTCAGCACTGCCAACACCTACTCCTACCATAAAG TGGACGTGCCATTCCAGGAGTACGTGGAGCACCTGCTGGAGCCTCAGGACCTGGCCTCCCTGGGCAGTG AGACACTCTATTTCTTTGGAGACAATAACTTCACTGAGTGGGGCTCCCTCTTCCAGAAATACATGCCACCTCCGTTCCGGATTCCAGGCACCAGCGGGGCCTACAGCTTTGGGATCGCCG GCTCTGGTTCTGGGGTTCCCTTTCACTGGCACGGCCCGGGTTATTCGGAGGTGATCTTCGGCCGGAag CGCTGGTTTCTCTATCCCCCTGAGAAAACCCCCGAGTTCCACCCCAACAAGACAACTCTAGCCTGGCTGCTGGACACATACCCATTTCTGCCGCCAGAGGACCGCCCTGTGGAGTGCACCATTCACCCTGGCGAG GTGCTGTATTTCCCTGATCGCTGGTGGCATGCCACCCTCAACTTGGACACGAGTGTCTTCATCTCCACCTTCCTGGGGTAG
- the JMJD8 gene encoding jmjC domain-containing protein 8 isoform X3, which produces MAEGCWRQMGSWWQFLLLYIPLSLSGDLDYLEGNGGWLTNKYLALMEEDHCTVERRDASLTYSQFIDQYAFSRPVVIQGITDNSEFQALCTRNKLLAEFGDRLVRLSTANTYSYHKVDVPFQEYVEHLLEPQDLASLGSETLYFFGDNNFTEWGSLFQKYMPPPFRIPGTSGAYSFGIAGSGSGVPFHWHGPGYSEVIFGRKVLYFPDRWWHATLNLDTSVFISTFLG; this is translated from the exons ATGGCAGAGGGCTGCTGGAGGCAGATGGGATCATGGTGGCAATTCCTTCTCCTCTACATCCCATTGTCGCTGTCTGGAGACTTAGATTACCTGGAAGGAAATGGGGGCTG GCTGACGAACAAGTACTTGGCTCTGATGGAAGAAGACCACTGCACTGTGGAGAGGAGAGACGCTTCCCTGACCTACTCCCAGTTCATAGACCA ATATGCCTTTTCCAGGCCTGTTGTTATCCAGGGGATCACGGACAACTCG GAATTCCAGGCGCTCTGCACAAGGAACAAGCTGCTGGCAGAGTTCGGGGACCGCCTGGTGCGTCTCAGCACTGCCAACACCTACTCCTACCATAAAG TGGACGTGCCATTCCAGGAGTACGTGGAGCACCTGCTGGAGCCTCAGGACCTGGCCTCCCTGGGCAGTG AGACACTCTATTTCTTTGGAGACAATAACTTCACTGAGTGGGGCTCCCTCTTCCAGAAATACATGCCACCTCCGTTCCGGATTCCAGGCACCAGCGGGGCCTACAGCTTTGGGATCGCCG GCTCTGGTTCTGGGGTTCCCTTTCACTGGCACGGCCCGGGTTATTCGGAGGTGATCTTCGGCCGGAag GTGCTGTATTTCCCTGATCGCTGGTGGCATGCCACCCTCAACTTGGACACGAGTGTCTTCATCTCCACCTTCCTGGGGTAG
- the JMJD8 gene encoding jmjC domain-containing protein 8 isoform X2 gives MVAIPSPLHPIVAVWRLRLPGRKWGLADEQVLGSDGRRPLHCGEERRFPDLLPVHRPICLFQACCYPGDHGQLVDVPFQEYVEHLLEPQDLASLGSETLYFFGDNNFTEWGSLFQKYMPPPFRIPGTSGAYSFGIAGSGSGVPFHWHGPGYSEVIFGRKRWFLYPPEKTPEFHPNKTTLAWLLDTYPFLPPEDRPVECTIHPGEVLYFPDRWWHATLNLDTSVFISTFLG, from the exons ATGGTGGCAATTCCTTCTCCTCTACATCCCATTGTCGCTGTCTGGAGACTTAGATTACCTGGAAGGAAATGGGGGCTG GCTGACGAACAAGTACTTGGCTCTGATGGAAGAAGACCACTGCACTGTGGAGAGGAGAGACGCTTCCCTGACCTACTCCCAGTTCATAGACCA ATATGCCTTTTCCAGGCCTGTTGTTATCCAGGGGATCACGGACAACTCG TGGACGTGCCATTCCAGGAGTACGTGGAGCACCTGCTGGAGCCTCAGGACCTGGCCTCCCTGGGCAGTG AGACACTCTATTTCTTTGGAGACAATAACTTCACTGAGTGGGGCTCCCTCTTCCAGAAATACATGCCACCTCCGTTCCGGATTCCAGGCACCAGCGGGGCCTACAGCTTTGGGATCGCCG GCTCTGGTTCTGGGGTTCCCTTTCACTGGCACGGCCCGGGTTATTCGGAGGTGATCTTCGGCCGGAag CGCTGGTTTCTCTATCCCCCTGAGAAAACCCCCGAGTTCCACCCCAACAAGACAACTCTAGCCTGGCTGCTGGACACATACCCATTTCTGCCGCCAGAGGACCGCCCTGTGGAGTGCACCATTCACCCTGGCGAG GTGCTGTATTTCCCTGATCGCTGGTGGCATGCCACCCTCAACTTGGACACGAGTGTCTTCATCTCCACCTTCCTGGGGTAG